In a single window of the Amycolatopsis sp. cg5 genome:
- a CDS encoding Asp23/Gls24 family envelope stress response protein, translated as MTPETESVIAEPVIAAVAAYAATTVPGVIRLEPGLRGLAGSVVRTARQKFKGLDPAPTEGVRVMKENGELRVELDLTSSGFDQVAAVGQAVQRTVARAVADATGLTPTSVTVSIVDIEGGLR; from the coding sequence ATGACTCCTGAAACCGAAAGCGTGATCGCCGAGCCGGTGATCGCCGCCGTCGCCGCGTACGCCGCGACCACCGTGCCCGGCGTGATCCGGCTCGAACCGGGACTGCGCGGGCTCGCCGGTTCCGTGGTCCGGACCGCTCGTCAGAAGTTCAAGGGTCTCGACCCGGCGCCGACCGAAGGCGTTCGGGTCATGAAGGAGAACGGGGAACTCAGGGTGGAGCTCGACCTGACCAGTTCCGGTTTCGATCAGGTCGCCGCCGTCGGGCAGGCCGTGCAGCGCACGGTCGCCCGCGCCGTCGCCGACGCGACCGGGTTGACGCCGACCTCGGTCACCGTGTCCATTGTGGACATCGAGGGCGGGCTGAGATGA
- a CDS encoding Asp23/Gls24 family envelope stress response protein translates to MTNTTTKAPSTEIAKTDALASSQGTTTIADTVVQKVAGLATREVPGVHALGSGTARAFSALRERIPGGSASAGQGVAVEVGEKQAAIDLVILVEYGVSIADLARSVRRNVITAVEQMTGLEVVEVNINVSDVHIPGDDDESSDTTRVQ, encoded by the coding sequence ATGACGAACACGACCACCAAGGCACCCAGCACCGAGATCGCCAAGACCGACGCACTGGCCTCTTCACAGGGCACCACGACCATCGCCGACACCGTCGTGCAGAAGGTCGCGGGCCTCGCCACCCGCGAGGTGCCCGGCGTGCACGCGCTCGGCAGCGGCACCGCCCGCGCGTTTTCGGCACTGCGTGAGCGCATTCCCGGCGGCTCGGCCAGCGCGGGACAGGGTGTCGCGGTCGAGGTCGGCGAGAAGCAGGCCGCGATCGACCTGGTGATCCTGGTCGAGTACGGCGTGTCCATCGCGGACCTGGCGCGTTCGGTGCGCCGCAACGTGATCACCGCGGTCGAGCAGATGACCGGCCTCGAGGTCGTCGAGGTCAACATCAACGTCTCCGACGTCCACATCCCCGGCGACGACGACGAAAGCTCGGACACCACCCGCGTGCAGTAA
- a CDS encoding Asp23/Gls24 family envelope stress response protein: MAMTQDYLLPCGRDVETVWERLDEPDDHEAGCEHCRGARASLQVLREVTGELVADESEPSLDLTGRIMAAVRADVRKRDLLPVPTTEPGAVRVSAQAVAAVLRFAADSVEGVRARRCKVTEAPDYSVIVEMTIAVGYREFSGAALAKVRDRVTAAASARVGVRLARLDLTMDDLYDS, encoded by the coding sequence ATGGCGATGACACAGGACTACCTCCTGCCTTGTGGTCGCGACGTCGAGACGGTGTGGGAGCGGCTCGACGAGCCGGACGACCACGAAGCAGGCTGCGAACACTGCCGCGGCGCGCGGGCGAGCCTGCAGGTGCTGCGGGAAGTGACCGGTGAGCTGGTCGCCGACGAGTCGGAGCCCTCGCTCGACCTGACCGGGCGGATCATGGCGGCCGTGCGCGCCGACGTGCGCAAGCGTGACCTGTTGCCGGTGCCGACCACGGAGCCGGGCGCGGTGCGGGTGAGCGCGCAGGCCGTGGCCGCGGTGCTGCGGTTCGCCGCCGACAGCGTCGAGGGGGTCCGAGCTCGCCGCTGCAAGGTGACCGAGGCGCCCGACTATTCGGTGATCGTCGAGATGACCATCGCGGTCGGCTACCGCGAATTCAGCGGCGCCGCGCTCGCCAAGGTGCGCGACCGGGTGACCGCGGCGGCGAGCGCGCGTGTCGGCGTGCGGCTGGCCCGGCTCGATCTCACCATGGACGACCTCTATGACTCCTGA
- a CDS encoding CsbD family protein, with the protein MSLSDKLGGKAKEAAGEITGDDKLRAEGKADQAAAKVKEAATEVIDKVKNIIK; encoded by the coding sequence ATGTCCTTGAGCGACAAGCTGGGCGGCAAGGCCAAGGAAGCCGCGGGCGAGATCACCGGCGACGACAAGCTGCGCGCCGAGGGAAAGGCCGACCAGGCGGCGGCGAAGGTCAAGGAAGCCGCGACCGAGGTCATCGACAAGGTCAAGAACATCATCAAGTGA
- a CDS encoding beta-ketoacyl synthase N-terminal-like domain-containing protein — protein MKILSAAIAGPGEPAQVSGFVESPFNPLVYEVAAGCLGAYPADGARTAIVLASVAGDSVTTDLASKLLTEGQPHNALLFMQATSNAILGYVSKEFGITGPLLSVSTGDEPGSGPLDVASVLLADDELDQVLVIGVELTGNPRTAAAHRVLGTAAPAEHVAVALLVASVDAEPPGGGVPGLLALAQTSLKGELP, from the coding sequence ATGAAGATCCTGTCCGCGGCGATCGCGGGTCCCGGCGAACCGGCGCAGGTCAGCGGCTTCGTCGAGTCCCCGTTCAACCCGCTCGTGTACGAGGTCGCGGCCGGCTGCCTTGGTGCCTACCCGGCCGACGGCGCCCGCACCGCGATCGTGCTGGCGAGCGTGGCCGGCGACAGCGTCACCACCGACCTCGCCAGCAAACTGCTCACCGAGGGCCAGCCGCACAACGCGCTGCTGTTCATGCAGGCCACGTCGAACGCGATCCTCGGGTACGTCAGCAAGGAGTTCGGCATCACCGGCCCGCTGCTGTCGGTGTCCACAGGGGACGAACCCGGCTCCGGCCCGCTCGACGTCGCCTCGGTGCTGCTCGCCGACGACGAGCTCGACCAGGTGCTGGTCATCGGCGTCGAGCTGACCGGCAACCCGCGCACGGCCGCCGCGCACCGGGTGCTCGGCACCGCCGCCCCCGCCGAACACGTCGCGGTCGCGCTGCTCGTCGCGAGCGTCGACGCCGAGCCGCCCGGCGGCGGCGTGCCCGGCCTGCTCGCGCTGGCCCAGACCTCACTCAAAGGAGAATTACCGTGA
- a CDS encoding Asp23/Gls24 family envelope stress response protein, protein MTIAELGTLTIADRAVERIAAHAATEVEGIGETAKASAKVDGGFTTLGVRLSVEYPLSVAKTTERAREHLLSRIEEYTGLTVSRMDITVTSLDSAAAVTRRVL, encoded by the coding sequence ATGACCATCGCCGAGCTGGGCACGCTCACGATCGCCGACCGCGCGGTCGAGCGCATCGCGGCCCACGCCGCCACCGAGGTCGAAGGCATCGGTGAAACCGCCAAGGCCAGCGCTAAGGTCGACGGCGGTTTCACCACCCTCGGCGTGCGGCTGTCGGTCGAGTATCCGCTTTCGGTCGCGAAAACGACCGAGCGAGCCCGCGAGCACTTACTGAGCCGGATCGAGGAGTACACCGGCCTCACGGTGTCGCGAATGGACATCACCGTGACCTCTTTGGACAGTGCGGCCGCGGTCACCAGGAGGGTCCTGTGA
- the amaP gene encoding alkaline shock response membrane anchor protein AmaP: MSSHNRPARLNRTLLALFGLVLITGGGFAVATHFGKLTVLRPDSALLPGSPPTWAFYAAAGVAIVIGILALRWLGAQLVRKPKTTTWGFEQERGRTEFAASTASAPFAAEVEGYAGVHSVSATLAGNRSAASLALVVTVEQDGDLTAVRRRLDDEALPRLRQALDLDDLPVRLEFRFSAKSGARAR, encoded by the coding sequence ATGAGCAGCCACAACCGTCCGGCACGCCTCAACCGTACGCTGCTCGCCCTGTTCGGGCTGGTGCTGATCACCGGTGGCGGCTTCGCGGTCGCGACGCACTTCGGGAAGCTCACCGTGCTCCGGCCGGACTCGGCTTTGCTGCCGGGTTCTCCGCCTACCTGGGCCTTTTACGCGGCGGCTGGGGTCGCGATCGTGATCGGGATCCTGGCTTTGCGGTGGCTGGGTGCGCAGCTCGTGCGTAAGCCGAAGACCACGACCTGGGGTTTCGAGCAGGAGCGCGGTCGGACGGAGTTCGCGGCGAGCACCGCGAGTGCGCCTTTCGCTGCTGAGGTCGAAGGTTATGCGGGGGTTCATTCGGTCAGTGCGACGCTGGCGGGGAATCGCTCGGCGGCTTCGCTCGCACTGGTGGTGACTGTTGAGCAGGATGGGGATCTGACGGCCGTGCGGCGGCGGTTGGACGATGAGGCCTTGCCGCGGCTTCGGCAGGCTCTGGATCTGGATGATCTGCCTGTGCGGCTTGAATTCCGGTTCTCGGCCAAGTCCGGGGCTCGCGCGAGGTGA
- the pcaB gene encoding 3-carboxy-cis,cis-muconate cycloisomerase, whose product MTTSFTDGGLLAPVWAGTPVEPLVNDEAWLQAMLDAEAALARAQARLGLIPRSAAESITAAARHEYLDVTALAHAARAAANPVVAFVPAFTQVVATHDPAAAEYVHRGSTSQDILDSASMVIARRTLDLINTDLEAIAAALARLADEHRHTVMAGRTLSQHAVPITFGLKAANWLQLILDAQIRLRALVCAGLPAELGGAAGTLSAYGEYAEIDTGTRLPLGGVELLAPFAEELELTEPTTCWHTARTPIADLGSVLQFVTGALGKFAMDVQLLCRTEIGEVSEPAAAGRGASSAMPQKRNPVLSTLIVAAARQLPAHAAILAQSMLAEDERPGGAWHAEWQPLREALRLAGGASHTAVELSEGLVVHPERMAENLSLTGGAIVTERLNVALAPLLGKAQAKKLLTGAALQAASTGKTLAEVVQATPELDGLILPRRLTELLDPAGYLGGAAGLVDRVLERYHRMLA is encoded by the coding sequence ATGACCACCAGCTTCACCGACGGCGGCCTGCTCGCCCCGGTCTGGGCGGGCACCCCCGTCGAACCGCTCGTCAACGACGAAGCCTGGCTCCAAGCCATGCTCGACGCCGAAGCCGCCCTCGCTCGGGCCCAAGCCCGACTCGGCCTGATCCCACGCTCCGCCGCCGAGTCCATCACTGCCGCGGCCCGCCACGAGTACCTGGACGTGACCGCACTGGCCCACGCGGCCCGAGCGGCGGCCAACCCGGTCGTCGCCTTCGTCCCAGCCTTCACCCAGGTCGTGGCGACCCACGACCCCGCAGCCGCCGAGTACGTCCACCGCGGCTCAACCAGCCAAGACATCCTCGACTCGGCCTCGATGGTGATCGCCCGCCGCACACTCGACCTGATCAACACCGACCTCGAAGCGATCGCGGCAGCGCTGGCCCGCCTCGCCGACGAACACCGCCACACCGTGATGGCAGGCCGAACGTTGTCCCAGCACGCCGTCCCGATCACGTTCGGCCTGAAAGCGGCCAACTGGCTCCAGCTGATCCTGGACGCCCAAATCCGCCTGCGCGCCTTGGTCTGCGCTGGCTTACCTGCCGAACTCGGCGGCGCCGCAGGCACCCTCTCGGCCTACGGCGAGTACGCCGAGATCGACACCGGCACCCGCTTACCGCTGGGCGGCGTCGAGCTGCTTGCCCCGTTCGCCGAGGAACTGGAGCTGACCGAGCCGACCACCTGCTGGCACACCGCACGCACCCCGATCGCCGACCTCGGTTCGGTACTGCAGTTCGTCACGGGCGCGCTCGGCAAGTTCGCAATGGACGTACAGTTGTTGTGCCGCACGGAGATCGGCGAGGTCTCGGAACCCGCGGCCGCGGGACGTGGCGCGTCCTCGGCGATGCCCCAGAAGCGCAACCCGGTGCTGTCGACACTGATCGTCGCAGCGGCCCGGCAGCTGCCCGCGCACGCGGCGATCTTGGCCCAGAGCATGCTCGCGGAAGACGAACGCCCCGGCGGCGCCTGGCATGCGGAGTGGCAGCCGTTGCGTGAGGCGTTACGGCTGGCCGGGGGAGCATCGCACACCGCGGTCGAGCTGAGCGAGGGTTTGGTCGTGCACCCGGAGCGCATGGCCGAGAATCTCTCGCTGACCGGCGGAGCGATCGTGACGGAACGCCTGAACGTCGCGCTCGCGCCTCTGCTCGGCAAAGCCCAGGCCAAGAAGCTCCTGACGGGCGCGGCTCTTCAGGCTGCGAGTACCGGTAAGACGTTGGCCGAGGTAGTCCAGGCGACGCCGGAGCTGGACGGCTTGATCCTGCCTCGGCGGCTGACCGAGCTGCTTGACCCGGCTGGGTACTTGGGTGGTGCTGCGGGGCTGGTGGATCGGGTGCTGGAGCGGTACCACCGGATGCTCGCCTGA
- a CDS encoding DUF6286 domain-containing protein — protein MKRRPRRSLPAALTALVLLALCALVAVVSIQLIVGERPWVDYRVVARVRWNELVPAIAGGVAALLGLMLVLAAVLPGRLTVFPLRGDESGIDSGASRRSYRSTLRAAASGVDGVSGAKLKVRRRQVAAVVSTERTMVDGLADAVRAALDRRLEQIGPVERPTVKVRVKAARSAS, from the coding sequence GTGAAGCGACGGCCACGCAGGAGTCTCCCAGCGGCGCTGACCGCACTCGTCCTGCTCGCGCTGTGCGCGCTGGTCGCGGTCGTCTCGATCCAGTTGATCGTCGGCGAACGGCCGTGGGTCGACTATCGCGTCGTCGCGCGAGTGCGCTGGAACGAGCTGGTCCCGGCGATCGCGGGCGGCGTCGCGGCGCTTCTGGGCCTGATGTTGGTGCTCGCGGCTGTCCTTCCCGGCCGCTTGACCGTGTTCCCGTTGCGCGGGGACGAATCCGGCATCGACTCAGGCGCTTCACGGCGCAGCTACCGCAGCACGCTGCGGGCCGCGGCGTCCGGAGTGGACGGTGTCAGCGGCGCGAAACTGAAAGTCCGCAGGCGCCAGGTGGCCGCGGTGGTGTCGACCGAGCGCACGATGGTGGACGGCCTGGCCGACGCCGTGCGCGCGGCGCTCGATCGACGGCTGGAGCAGATCGGCCCGGTCGAGCGGCCGACGGTGAAGGTCAGGGTCAAAGCCGCGAGGAGCGCGTCATGA
- a CDS encoding class I adenylate-forming enzyme family protein, whose translation MISKEERAQILGDERLGAGNVIHRLKAYGRSPDDEVLWTDGTWLAPDGTRPDVLTLGQLHEIVEIYAGWYHAQGVKPRDPVAVQTYSSTEFAINFMAVQSLGAIPSFVNGNLKPEIALEYVRRQGAVGIITDEAHHENFKQNHERLGLGFCVTASTIRADDRRPLPKVFPYSHDKTDPIIISHSSGTTGMPKAVPHTHETLLYAQLHRLKLSVGTAMGRLLVALPGSHNAAMSVLMFGLLLRSPVYLQSSQRGSDVLDAIDRFQPTTVFGFAGTYGEIATSDLSERKMGSIEAWYNTGDAAHEAHVRELIAQGSYMTVGEDFKRHRVAGSVFTDGLGSSETGYSIFHNGHKPGSASYGRCIGKPMSFAEGAVLSEEGVPLPPGQVGRLGVKSPTLTPGYWNDTKTWHQLRLGGYWLTGDLSIQDEDGNFYHLDRAPDAIRTVNGIVFSTRTEELLLRELPELADCTVVAVAPDGVRADWDGDGVADAYVLVQVAGETPLNDAEWTSAINEILDTHGFPQLTKAMRMDASDVIKGATGKVLKREMREKFRTRLLEQR comes from the coding sequence GTGATCAGCAAGGAAGAGCGCGCCCAGATCCTCGGCGACGAGCGGCTCGGCGCGGGCAATGTCATCCACCGGCTCAAGGCGTACGGCCGCTCGCCCGACGATGAGGTGCTGTGGACCGACGGGACCTGGCTGGCGCCGGACGGCACCCGGCCGGACGTGCTCACCCTCGGGCAGCTGCACGAGATCGTCGAGATCTACGCGGGCTGGTATCACGCGCAGGGCGTCAAGCCGCGCGATCCGGTCGCGGTCCAGACGTACTCCAGCACCGAGTTCGCGATCAACTTCATGGCGGTGCAGTCGCTCGGTGCGATCCCGTCGTTCGTCAACGGCAACCTCAAGCCGGAGATCGCGCTCGAATACGTGCGCCGTCAGGGCGCCGTCGGCATCATCACCGACGAGGCGCACCACGAGAACTTCAAGCAGAACCACGAACGCCTCGGCCTCGGCTTCTGCGTCACCGCTTCGACGATCCGCGCCGACGACCGGCGCCCGCTGCCGAAGGTCTTCCCGTACTCGCACGACAAGACCGACCCGATCATCATCTCGCACTCGTCGGGCACCACCGGCATGCCGAAGGCCGTGCCGCACACCCACGAGACGCTGCTCTACGCCCAGCTGCACCGGCTGAAACTCTCCGTCGGCACGGCCATGGGGAGGTTGCTAGTAGCACTTCCGGGCTCGCACAACGCCGCCATGTCCGTGCTGATGTTCGGACTGCTGCTGCGCTCACCGGTCTACCTGCAGTCCAGCCAGCGTGGGTCCGATGTGCTCGATGCCATCGACCGGTTCCAGCCGACTACCGTGTTCGGTTTCGCCGGGACCTACGGCGAGATCGCCACGAGTGACCTCAGCGAACGCAAGATGGGCAGCATCGAGGCCTGGTACAACACCGGCGACGCCGCGCACGAGGCCCACGTCCGCGAGCTGATCGCGCAGGGCAGTTACATGACCGTCGGCGAGGACTTCAAGCGTCACCGCGTCGCCGGGTCGGTGTTCACCGACGGGCTGGGCTCGTCGGAGACCGGGTACTCGATCTTCCACAATGGACACAAGCCCGGCAGCGCTTCGTACGGCCGCTGCATCGGGAAGCCGATGAGCTTCGCCGAGGGCGCGGTGCTGTCGGAGGAAGGCGTTCCGCTGCCGCCCGGCCAGGTCGGCAGGCTCGGCGTGAAGTCGCCGACGCTGACCCCCGGCTACTGGAACGACACGAAGACCTGGCACCAGCTGCGGCTCGGCGGCTACTGGCTGACCGGCGATCTGTCCATTCAGGACGAAGACGGCAACTTCTATCACCTCGACCGTGCGCCGGACGCCATCCGGACGGTCAACGGGATCGTGTTCAGCACCCGCACCGAGGAGCTGCTCCTGCGAGAGCTGCCCGAGCTGGCCGACTGCACGGTCGTCGCGGTCGCGCCGGACGGCGTCCGCGCCGACTGGGACGGTGACGGCGTCGCCGACGCGTACGTGCTGGTCCAGGTCGCGGGCGAGACACCGCTGAACGACGCCGAGTGGACGTCGGCGATCAACGAAATCCTTGACACGCATGGTTTCCCGCAGCTGACCAAGGCGATGCGGATGGACGCGTCCGACGTCATCAAGGGTGCCACCGGCAAGGTGCTCAAGCGCGAGATGCGCGAGAAGTTCCGCACCCGCCTGCTGGAACAGCGGTGA
- a CDS encoding FAD/NAD(P)-binding protein — MSGELRLCLVGAGPRGTSVVERLLANVDTTPGPIVLHVVDEFPAGPGAVWRTRQRTGLLMNTVASQVSMFTDESVRCEGPIVPGPSLYEWATWLREGELPGAYPAWVRAEADQLGPDAYPSRAFYGHYLQWVFRSLVAGAPDRVTVVVHPSAAVALDDTADGKQTLSLRDGTVLSGLDSVVLALGHGPVARAPEQERLSRFAQAHKLIYLEQANPADTETRRFMPGEPVALRGLGLNFFDYLNLLTVERGGTYERHGSTLRYHKSGLEPRLFAGSRRGIPYHARGENQKGASGRHMPLFLTPAKIAEFRTLAPVAFAKSVWPLVDLEVRAVYYQTSCVSEKDGQAFVSEFVRTRDEEPLLERYGLTERWSWDRISRPQGDREFADIGEFTAWLLDYLRADVEQARLGNRTSPLKSALDVLRDLRNEIRQVVDHGGIDGESYRDELERWYNSLNAYTSIGPPARRIEEMIALIEAGVLHLTGPGMTVEPGDGCFLVGSSIPSPTVPVTGLIEARLPEIDLRRTGNPLLRHLLTTGQCRPYRLPDGTYESGGLSVTARPYRVVDSQGRPHPARFAFGVPTEGVHWVTAAGIRPGVGSVTLEDADAIARAALRAGADTRLAV, encoded by the coding sequence ATGAGCGGTGAGCTCCGGCTCTGCCTGGTCGGCGCCGGACCGCGCGGCACCTCGGTGGTGGAGCGGCTGCTGGCCAATGTGGACACCACGCCGGGGCCGATCGTGCTGCACGTGGTCGACGAGTTCCCGGCCGGGCCGGGCGCGGTCTGGCGGACCAGGCAGCGCACCGGGCTGCTGATGAACACGGTCGCCTCGCAGGTCAGCATGTTCACCGACGAAAGCGTGCGATGCGAAGGCCCGATCGTGCCAGGGCCTTCGCTGTACGAATGGGCGACCTGGCTGCGCGAGGGCGAGTTGCCCGGGGCCTACCCCGCCTGGGTGCGCGCCGAGGCGGATCAGCTCGGGCCGGACGCCTACCCGTCTCGTGCCTTTTACGGCCACTACCTGCAGTGGGTCTTCCGTAGCTTGGTCGCAGGCGCCCCGGACCGGGTCACGGTCGTCGTGCATCCGTCGGCCGCCGTCGCGTTGGACGACACCGCCGACGGCAAGCAGACACTGTCCTTACGCGACGGTACCGTCCTTTCCGGACTGGACAGCGTGGTGCTGGCGCTCGGTCACGGCCCGGTGGCCCGCGCGCCCGAACAGGAACGCCTGAGCCGGTTCGCGCAGGCGCACAAGCTGATCTACCTGGAGCAGGCCAATCCGGCCGACACCGAGACCCGCCGGTTCATGCCGGGCGAGCCGGTCGCGCTGCGCGGGCTCGGCCTGAACTTCTTCGACTACTTGAACCTGCTGACCGTCGAGCGCGGCGGCACTTACGAGCGGCACGGCTCGACGCTCCGGTATCACAAGTCCGGCCTGGAACCTCGGCTGTTCGCCGGCTCCCGACGCGGGATCCCGTACCACGCCAGGGGAGAGAACCAGAAAGGCGCGTCGGGCCGCCACATGCCGTTGTTCTTGACCCCGGCGAAGATCGCGGAGTTCCGGACCCTGGCCCCGGTCGCCTTCGCGAAGTCGGTGTGGCCGCTGGTCGACCTCGAGGTCAGAGCGGTCTACTACCAGACCTCATGCGTGTCCGAAAAGGACGGTCAGGCGTTCGTATCGGAGTTCGTCCGCACTCGCGACGAGGAACCACTGCTGGAGCGTTACGGCCTCACCGAGCGCTGGAGCTGGGACCGGATCAGCAGGCCACAGGGTGACCGCGAGTTCGCCGACATCGGTGAGTTCACCGCCTGGCTGCTCGATTATCTGCGCGCCGACGTCGAGCAGGCCAGGCTGGGCAACCGGACCAGCCCCCTCAAGTCCGCTTTGGACGTCCTGCGCGACCTGCGCAACGAGATCCGCCAGGTCGTTGACCACGGCGGCATCGACGGCGAGTCCTATCGCGACGAACTGGAGCGCTGGTACAACTCGCTCAACGCCTACACCTCGATCGGCCCGCCCGCCAGGCGCATCGAGGAGATGATCGCGCTGATCGAAGCCGGCGTGCTGCACCTGACCGGCCCCGGCATGACGGTCGAACCGGGCGACGGCTGCTTCCTGGTGGGTTCCTCGATCCCGTCACCCACCGTCCCGGTCACCGGCCTGATCGAAGCGCGACTGCCGGAAATCGACCTGCGCCGCACCGGAAACCCGTTGCTACGCCACCTTTTGACCACCGGCCAATGCCGTCCCTACCGCCTCCCCGACGGCACCTACGAAAGCGGCGGCCTGTCCGTCACCGCCCGCCCGTACCGCGTCGTCGACTCTCAAGGTCGTCCGCACCCGGCACGCTTCGCGTTCGGTGTCCCCACCGAAGGCGTCCACTGGGTCACCGCGGCAGGCATCCGCCCCGGCGTCGGCTCGGTCACCCTCGAGGACGCCGACGCGATCGCCCGCGCGGCACTCCGCGCCGGCGCGGACACCCGCCTCGCCGTCTGA
- a CDS encoding RNA polymerase sigma factor → MTTSTEIVLDDATLVARARDGDTNAYEQLVRRYQGPMYRLAMRMLASTGDAEDVVQEVFLTAWRRLGQLQEDAAFVGWLYRTTTNRCLNVIRGRKPVADVELDEHESTGSAGRPERAAETSAQLAALTDALAVLTPEQRACWLLREVHGRSYSEIAQVLNTTATAARGRIARARAQLAEVMAPWR, encoded by the coding sequence ATGACGACGTCCACCGAGATCGTGCTCGACGACGCCACGCTGGTGGCTCGCGCGCGCGATGGCGACACGAACGCCTACGAACAGCTGGTCAGGCGCTATCAGGGGCCGATGTACCGGCTCGCGATGCGGATGCTGGCGAGCACCGGGGACGCCGAGGACGTGGTGCAGGAAGTGTTCCTCACCGCCTGGCGCAGACTCGGGCAGCTGCAGGAGGACGCCGCGTTCGTCGGCTGGCTCTACCGGACGACGACGAACCGGTGTCTCAACGTGATCCGCGGCCGCAAGCCGGTCGCCGACGTCGAGCTGGACGAGCACGAGTCCACCGGGTCGGCGGGCAGGCCGGAGCGGGCCGCCGAGACGAGTGCGCAGCTGGCGGCGTTGACCGACGCGCTCGCGGTGCTGACTCCGGAACAACGCGCCTGCTGGCTGCTCCGCGAGGTGCACGGGCGGTCCTACAGCGAGATCGCGCAGGTGTTGAACACGACGGCCACGGCCGCGCGCGGACGAATAGCGCGCGCACGGGCACAACTGGCGGAGGTGATGGCGCCATGGCGATGA
- a CDS encoding NAD-dependent epimerase/dehydratase family protein produces MRVLIAGATGVLGRSLLPLLRARGHHVTAMVREPAGAPSADLTVVADALDRDAVRAALLVARPDVVVHQLSALTDRGPLGFEVTARLRTEGTANLLTAAREAGARRIVAQSIAFGTAPVGDPVLTEDAPLYLDAPDEDWARTVQAIAELERLVVGTEGISDVALRYGTLYGPGTWYARDGAIGALVAAGKMRLPETAGGITSFVHVEDAAQAAVLAVESDATGTFNVTDDDPAEGSAWLPEFAAQLGGPTPRTIPADLAGRLLGWFTAYQLTELRGASNDRARLSLDWKPSRPSWRGGMVDDER; encoded by the coding sequence ATGCGCGTGCTGATCGCCGGTGCGACCGGCGTGCTCGGGCGGAGTCTGCTCCCGCTGCTGCGGGCGCGCGGTCATCACGTGACGGCCATGGTCCGCGAGCCGGCGGGCGCGCCGTCGGCCGACCTGACCGTGGTCGCCGACGCGCTCGACCGGGACGCGGTGCGCGCCGCGTTGCTGGTGGCCAGGCCGGACGTGGTCGTGCACCAGCTTTCGGCGCTGACCGACCGCGGTCCGCTCGGCTTCGAGGTGACGGCCAGGCTCCGCACCGAGGGCACGGCGAACCTGCTCACCGCCGCGCGCGAGGCAGGCGCCCGCCGGATCGTGGCACAGAGCATCGCGTTCGGCACCGCGCCGGTCGGCGATCCGGTGCTCACCGAGGACGCCCCGCTCTACCTGGACGCACCCGACGAAGACTGGGCGCGCACGGTACAGGCGATCGCGGAACTGGAACGCCTTGTCGTTGGCACAGAAGGAATTTCGGACGTCGCACTCCGCTACGGCACGTTGTACGGCCCCGGCACCTGGTACGCCCGCGATGGCGCGATCGGCGCTCTGGTCGCGGCAGGCAAGATGCGCCTGCCGGAGACCGCAGGCGGGATCACCTCGTTCGTGCACGTCGAGGACGCCGCCCAGGCCGCCGTGCTCGCCGTGGAGAGCGACGCGACCGGGACGTTCAACGTCACCGACGACGACCCGGCCGAGGGTTCGGCCTGGCTCCCGGAGTTCGCCGCGCAGCTCGGCGGGCCCACGCCCAGGACGATCCCAGCCGACCTCGCCGGGCGGCTACTCGGCTGGTTCACCGCGTACCAGCTGACGGAGCTGCGCGGCGCGTCGAACGACCGCGCCCGGCTCAGTCTCGACTGGAAGCCGAGCAGGCCCAGCTGGCGCGGCGGGATGGTCGACGATGAGCGGTGA